TCAGGTTGCCCTCTTCCGCCTGTATGTGGACATGAGCCGTTGCCGCCATTGCCTTGTCGCGTGTTTTCACGGTACGGGGCTGACCGTTCAGCTCATAAAAGACCGTCCGGCACCCTTCTTCATCCGGCTCACCCATCCCCAGGAAGCGGATCACCAGGGTTTTGCCCGGGTCAATATCGACGGCAATTTCCTGTCCGGCATCCATCCCGTAGAAGAATACCGGTGTCGGCAGGATCGACAAATCGCCGTATTTACGACGTTCGGCGGCATAGTCCTCAAAGACCTTCGGATAGAGCAGGAAGGCCGAGATATCCTGATCGCTGACATGACGATGCAATTTCTGCTCAAGCTGTTCGCGAATCGCTTCGAAATCAACGACTGGTAGATGTGCGCCGGGACGCTCCGTATTGGGCTTTTCGTCCTTCAGGATTTTCTTCTGCAGCGCTTCCGGGAATCCACCCTTCGGCTGGCCCAGGTCCCCACGGAACAGGGCCACGACGGAATCCGGGAAAGAAACTGCCTTGTCCGGGTTTTCCACGTCGGCCTTGGTCAGGTTGCTGGACACCATCGCCAAAGCCATGTCTCCGACCACCTTGGAAGACGGCGTCACCTTGATGATGTCGCCGAACATCTCGTTTACATCGGCATAGGCATGCGCCACTTCCGGCCAACGCTCTTCCAGGCCAAGCGCCCGCGCCTGTTCACGCAGGTTGGTGTATTGGCCGCCCGGCATTGCATGCAGATAAACCTCCGATGCGCCCGACCGGATATCGCTTTCAAACCCGGCATAGTTCGCCCGCACCTTTTCCCAGTAGCGGGAAATCTTGCGAATGGAATCCTGATCAAGTCCCGGATCCCGCGGCGTATCACGCAATGCAGCAACAATAGACCCCAGGTTCGGCTGGGAGGTAAGTCCACTGAAGGCATCCATAGCCGAATCAACAGCATCCGCCCCTGCTTCTGCCGCCGCAATGACAGAAGCGGCCGAAATTCCGCTGGTGTCATGGGTGTGGAAATGGACCGGCAGGCCGACTTCTTCTTTCAGCGTCTTGACCAACGTACGGATGGCAACCGGCTTGGCGACACCGGCCATATCCTTGATGCCGATGATATGTGCCCCCGCCTTTTCCAACTGTTTGGCCATATCAACATAATAGGCCAGGTCATATTTGTTCTGACCGGACGCCATCATATCGCCGGAATAGCAGATCGTGCCCTCGCAAAGCGCGCCGCTTTCCAGAACGGCATCCATGGCAACCCGCATGTTTTCCACCCAGTTAAGGGAATCGAAAACACGGAAGATATCCATGCCCGCTGCGGCTGCTTCCTTCACGAAATGCTGCACAACATTGTCGGGATAGTTTGTGTAGCCGACCGCGTTAGACGCCCGCAACAGCATTTGCGTCAGCATATTCGGCATCGCTTCACGAAGCCTTGCCAGACGTACCCATGGGTCTTCCTTGAGGAAGCGCATAGCAACATCAAAGGTTGCCCCGCCCCAGCATTCCAGCGAGAACAGGTTCGGCAGCAGATGTGCATAGGCCGGCGCCACCTGCAGCATGTCATAGCTGCGCATACGCGTTGCCAGCAAGGACTGATGGGCATCGCGCATGGTGGTGTCGGTCACCAGAACCGGACCATAATCGCGCATCCATTTGGAAAACGCCTCCGGCCCGAGTTCGGTCAGCTTCTGCTTATACCCTGCCGGTGGTTCCGCATCGGGTGTCAGTGGCGGCATCGGATAGTGGAAACGATCCGGCTGTTCCCGGCCTTCCACTTCCGGATTTCCATTCACTGTCACTTCGCTGATGAAATTCAACAGACGGGTTGCCCGGTCCCGGCGACGCGGGAAATGGAACAGTTCCGGCGTCTGATCGATAAAGCGGGTCGTGTATTCCGCGTTCAGGAATTTCGGGTGATTAATCAGGTTTTCAAGGAAGGCCAGGTTGGTCGCCACACCACGAATACGATACTCACGAAGGGCACGGTCCATGCGGGCCAACGCCTCTTCCGGTGTAAAGCCCCAGGCCGTCACCTTTTCCAGCATCGAATCGAAATAGGGCGTGATCACGGCCCCGGAATAGGCTGTGCTGCCATCCAGACGGATGCCGAAACCGTTTGCGCCACGATAGACCTTGATGCGGCCATAATCCGGGATGAAGTTGTTTTCCGGGTCTTCGGTGGTGACACGACACTGCATCGCATGACCGTGCAACCGGATTTGCTCCTGTTCCGGCACGCCGCTTTTGCCGTCGCCAATGCACGCGCCTTCCGCAATGCGAATCTGTGCCTTGACGATATCAATACCGGTCACGACTTCGGTGACGGTATGTTCCACCTGGATGCGCGGGTTGACCTCGATGAAATAGAATTTGCCGCTGTCGGCATCCATCAGATATTCGACCGTACCGGCATTGGCATAATTCGCGGCTTTCGCCAGACGAATCGCAGAACTGCACAATTCCTGCTGTGTTTCCGGCGTCAGGTACAAGGCAGGCGCGCGTTCGACAACTTTCTGGTTGCGGCGCTGCACGGTGCAATCGCGTTCAAACAGGTGAACCACATTACCCGCCTGGTCACCGATGACCTGCACTTCCACATGGCGGGCGTTGCGCACCAGTTTTTCCAGATAAACCTCATCATTGCCAAAGGCAGCCGCTGCCTCACGACGTGCGGTATTGACCTGGTTTTCAATGTCATCCGCCGATTCAATGATCCGCATACCACGGCCGCCGCCACCCCAGCTTGCCTTCAGCATCAGGGGATAGCCGACTTCTGCAGCCATTTTGCGGACTTCATCCATGTCCCTCGGCAACGGTCCGGTCGCGGGCATGACCGGGACATCTGCCTTAACCGCGAGGTCGCGCGCAGCAACCTTACTGCCCAGAAGCCGCATGGAATCGGACGACGGACCAATGAAGGTAATACCAGCGGCCCGGCAGGAATCGGCGAAACCGGGGTTTTCCGACAGGAAACCGTAACCGGGATGAATGGCATCCACGCCAACAGATTGCGCCAGGGTAAGGATGCCTTCGATATCCAGATAAGCCTGAACCGGTCCCTTGTCCTCACCGATCAGATAACTTTCGTCGGCTTTAAAACGGTGCAGGGAAAAACGGTCTTCGTGTGAGTACAGCGCTACCGTTTGAATACCCATCTCGTTGGCTGCACGGAAGATTCGGATGGCGATCTCCCCGCGGTTTGCAACCAGCAGCTTTGTTATTTTCATATATACACTCCCAGAGCCTATCGGCGCATGACCATTGGTTTCCTGGCCTTTTCCGTTCCCCGTTTATAATTTTATGTGCTTATAGCACTTTTTTGCGTTGCAGCATAATTACCTTTGCGTCTCACATTTCGCAAGGTTGCGACATAATTAGGCTGATTTTTATCCTTAGCCGTGGCCC
The Aestuariispira ectoiniformans genome window above contains:
- the pyc gene encoding pyruvate carboxylase codes for the protein MKITKLLVANRGEIAIRIFRAANEMGIQTVALYSHEDRFSLHRFKADESYLIGEDKGPVQAYLDIEGILTLAQSVGVDAIHPGYGFLSENPGFADSCRAAGITFIGPSSDSMRLLGSKVAARDLAVKADVPVMPATGPLPRDMDEVRKMAAEVGYPLMLKASWGGGGRGMRIIESADDIENQVNTARREAAAAFGNDEVYLEKLVRNARHVEVQVIGDQAGNVVHLFERDCTVQRRNQKVVERAPALYLTPETQQELCSSAIRLAKAANYANAGTVEYLMDADSGKFYFIEVNPRIQVEHTVTEVVTGIDIVKAQIRIAEGACIGDGKSGVPEQEQIRLHGHAMQCRVTTEDPENNFIPDYGRIKVYRGANGFGIRLDGSTAYSGAVITPYFDSMLEKVTAWGFTPEEALARMDRALREYRIRGVATNLAFLENLINHPKFLNAEYTTRFIDQTPELFHFPRRRDRATRLLNFISEVTVNGNPEVEGREQPDRFHYPMPPLTPDAEPPAGYKQKLTELGPEAFSKWMRDYGPVLVTDTTMRDAHQSLLATRMRSYDMLQVAPAYAHLLPNLFSLECWGGATFDVAMRFLKEDPWVRLARLREAMPNMLTQMLLRASNAVGYTNYPDNVVQHFVKEAAAAGMDIFRVFDSLNWVENMRVAMDAVLESGALCEGTICYSGDMMASGQNKYDLAYYVDMAKQLEKAGAHIIGIKDMAGVAKPVAIRTLVKTLKEEVGLPVHFHTHDTSGISAASVIAAAEAGADAVDSAMDAFSGLTSQPNLGSIVAALRDTPRDPGLDQDSIRKISRYWEKVRANYAGFESDIRSGASEVYLHAMPGGQYTNLREQARALGLEERWPEVAHAYADVNEMFGDIIKVTPSSKVVGDMALAMVSSNLTKADVENPDKAVSFPDSVVALFRGDLGQPKGGFPEALQKKILKDEKPNTERPGAHLPVVDFEAIREQLEQKLHRHVSDQDISAFLLYPKVFEDYAAERRKYGDLSILPTPVFFYGMDAGQEIAVDIDPGKTLVIRFLGMGEPDEEGCRTVFYELNGQPRTVKTRDKAMAATAHVHIQAEEGNLNHVAAPMPGMVASLSVQEGQEVSAGDVVLSIEAMKMETAIHAEKNGKVKKIVTPVGTQVQAKDLLVELE